The proteins below are encoded in one region of Arenibacter algicola:
- the tamL gene encoding translocation and assembly module lipoprotein TamL, producing MLVIAITSCNAIKRVGDDELLLTKNLIYADSVKVTDEDIHSLIFQKPNSTLLGYPLRLNLYNLAKKNPDSSYQVWLHKKEKREQRLINILSKKQVERLGESFLVKGASVWLKNIGEPPTIIDTSRTRRSLQRLNAYYKSKGYFNNSTTYKIDSSARKQRAIMNYRLDLGTPYLIDSVSTNITSTALDSINKANKSNSFIKSGQRIDLDNFNSERERLTNLFRNTGIHNFQESSISYDLIGDTTKLGNNQKMDILLNIEDLKTRTDNALSTSEYKVHTFKKINIYTNYTFNNGLDSLKKVDYKDFTIYYQGKLRYKPKTLTDAVFLKKDSIYREINRIRTYRQITNLNTFKYPNIEFVADSTASELTANIYLSPRPRYSLGTDFDVTHSNIQFLGIGFSPSLQARNLFKGAENLSISGRISIGASSDPDIADNRFFNILETGADINLNLPRIWFPFVNTSRIIPNYMLPKTKLSIGTSFQQNIGLDKQTLNTVFGYNWSPTDFKKNAAELLNVQFVRNVNPDRFFAVYESTYENLDEIADNYETDPALAEYFETVDGSTDLQLIIPEGTTGFTNAILNGDVTSSDTDFEDVSSIEERRIRLTENNLIFASNYTFTKNNKTGTADNDFYQFRFKLESAGNLLSGISKIIPFYTSDDDKLLVFNVPFSQYIKTEFDYIKHWSTSRTNVLAFRSFFGIAIPYGNSDNIPFVRSYFAGGSNDNRAWLPYSLGPGRTEDVNDFNEANLKIAFNLEYRFPIVGDIKGALFADAGNIWNALDNVTDEKATFENLGSLADIALGTGLGIRYDFTYFVFRLDMGLKTYNPAEESSKRWFRDYNLSNAVFNIGINYPF from the coding sequence TTGCTAGTAATTGCAATTACCTCCTGCAATGCAATAAAAAGAGTTGGCGATGACGAACTCCTATTGACCAAAAACCTAATTTATGCCGATAGTGTAAAAGTTACCGACGAAGACATACATAGCCTTATTTTTCAAAAACCCAACAGCACCTTATTGGGATACCCCCTAAGATTAAATCTTTACAACCTTGCCAAGAAAAACCCAGATTCTTCCTATCAGGTCTGGTTGCACAAAAAAGAAAAAAGAGAGCAGCGCCTAATCAATATACTATCTAAAAAACAGGTGGAAAGATTGGGAGAGTCCTTTTTGGTCAAAGGAGCCAGTGTATGGTTAAAGAATATTGGAGAACCTCCAACCATAATAGACACCTCAAGAACAAGAAGGTCGTTGCAAAGACTTAACGCCTATTATAAAAGTAAGGGATATTTTAATAACTCCACTACCTATAAAATAGATTCCAGCGCTAGAAAGCAACGGGCCATTATGAACTACAGGTTAGATCTGGGCACACCTTATCTTATAGACTCGGTATCCACGAATATTACTTCCACTGCCCTAGACTCCATCAACAAGGCAAACAAGAGTAATTCCTTTATAAAATCAGGGCAACGGATAGACCTCGACAATTTTAATAGTGAAAGGGAACGATTGACCAATCTTTTTAGAAACACCGGAATCCATAACTTTCAAGAGAGTTCCATTTCCTACGATTTAATTGGAGACACCACCAAACTGGGGAACAATCAAAAAATGGATATCCTTTTAAATATTGAAGATCTGAAAACCAGGACAGATAACGCACTTTCCACTTCGGAATACAAGGTACATACCTTCAAGAAAATAAATATTTACACCAACTACACCTTCAACAATGGGTTGGATAGCCTAAAAAAGGTGGATTATAAAGATTTCACGATCTATTACCAAGGAAAACTGAGATACAAGCCAAAAACCCTTACAGATGCCGTTTTCTTAAAAAAGGACAGTATCTACAGGGAAATTAACAGGATTAGAACCTACAGACAAATTACCAACCTTAACACTTTTAAATATCCCAATATTGAATTCGTTGCTGATAGTACGGCTTCAGAATTAACGGCCAATATCTATCTGTCGCCGCGTCCTAGATATTCATTGGGTACCGATTTTGATGTAACCCATTCCAATATTCAATTTTTAGGAATAGGGTTTAGTCCATCCTTACAAGCCAGAAATTTGTTCAAAGGTGCAGAAAACCTGAGCATTTCAGGAAGGATAAGCATTGGGGCTTCCAGTGATCCGGACATAGCGGACAACCGCTTTTTCAACATATTGGAAACGGGAGCCGATATCAACCTTAATTTACCTCGAATTTGGTTCCCCTTTGTAAATACATCCAGAATTATACCCAACTATATGCTTCCCAAGACCAAATTATCTATTGGAACGAGTTTTCAACAGAATATTGGCTTGGATAAGCAAACCTTGAATACAGTTTTTGGATATAATTGGTCCCCAACAGATTTCAAAAAGAATGCTGCCGAGCTGCTAAATGTCCAATTTGTTCGCAATGTAAACCCAGACCGGTTCTTTGCAGTATATGAGAGCACCTATGAAAATTTGGATGAAATTGCCGACAATTATGAAACCGATCCCGCACTGGCCGAATATTTTGAGACCGTTGATGGCAGTACGGATCTCCAGTTGATTATTCCTGAAGGTACTACGGGCTTTACCAACGCCATTCTAAATGGAGATGTCACTTCCAGCGACACGGATTTTGAGGATGTGAGCAGTATTGAGGAAAGGCGAATAAGGCTTACTGAAAACAACTTAATTTTCGCAAGCAATTACACTTTTACCAAAAACAATAAAACTGGCACAGCTGATAACGATTTCTATCAGTTTAGGTTCAAATTGGAAAGTGCAGGGAACCTATTGTCCGGAATATCCAAAATAATTCCATTCTACACTAGTGATGACGACAAGCTCTTGGTATTTAACGTCCCCTTTTCCCAATATATAAAAACCGAATTCGACTACATAAAACATTGGAGCACTTCAAGGACAAATGTATTGGCCTTTAGGAGTTTCTTTGGTATTGCGATACCCTATGGAAATTCGGACAACATACCCTTCGTAAGAAGTTATTTTGCCGGCGGTTCCAACGACAACCGCGCCTGGCTGCCTTATTCCCTGGGACCAGGCAGAACTGAAGACGTAAACGACTTTAACGAAGCAAATTTAAAAATCGCCTTCAATTTGGAATATAGGTTTCCAATAGTTGGTGATATTAAAGGGGCTCTATTTGCCGATGCCGGTAACATCTGGAATGCCCTGGACAATGTTACCGATGAGAAGGCCACCTTCGAAAATTTGGGCTCCTTGGCAGACATCGCTTTGGGAACCGGTCTTGGAATTCGTTACGATTTTACGTATTTTGTATTCAGGTTGGATATGGGTCTTAAAACTTATAATCCCGCTGAAGAATCTTCAAAAAGATGGTTTAGGGACTACAATCTATCCAACGCAGTATTCAACATAGGTATAAATTATCCTTTTTAA
- a CDS encoding TrmH family RNA methyltransferase, with translation MVVKSQIKFIKNLQQKKYRTQNKLFVVEGIKTVRELLDSSLKVYKIYVTDSKVLGREADFVELISEGELKKMSGLSTPNKVLGVFHFPVPEPLDFSDWIIALDDVRDPGNMGTIIRLCDWFGIKSLLCSSNSVDCYNPKVLQATMGSITRVNIVYGDLKRIFSNSEVAVYGAFMDGVEVYKEKFPKRGILVMGNEANGVSEAIEALVEKKISIPQFGPKTTESLNVATATAILLNEIRRG, from the coding sequence ATGGTTGTTAAAAGCCAAATAAAATTTATAAAAAATTTACAGCAAAAAAAGTACCGAACGCAAAACAAGTTGTTTGTGGTGGAGGGGATAAAGACAGTTCGGGAACTACTTGATTCTTCCCTGAAGGTATATAAAATATATGTTACGGACAGCAAAGTGCTTGGCAGGGAGGCCGATTTTGTTGAGTTGATAAGTGAAGGGGAATTGAAAAAAATGAGCGGATTGTCCACTCCAAATAAGGTCTTGGGCGTATTTCATTTTCCGGTACCCGAGCCATTGGATTTTTCTGATTGGATCATTGCTTTGGACGATGTTCGGGACCCTGGAAATATGGGTACAATTATTCGCCTTTGCGATTGGTTTGGGATCAAGAGCCTACTATGTTCATCCAATTCCGTGGATTGCTATAATCCTAAAGTTCTTCAGGCAACTATGGGATCCATAACCAGGGTAAATATTGTGTACGGAGATTTGAAAAGGATTTTCAGCAATTCCGAGGTTGCAGTGTACGGCGCGTTTATGGATGGTGTAGAGGTTTATAAGGAGAAATTTCCCAAAAGGGGAATATTGGTAATGGGGAATGAGGCCAATGGGGTGTCGGAAGCCATTGAGGCCTTGGTTGAGAAAAAAATTAGTATTCCACAGTTCGGGCCCAAAACTACTGAAAGTTTAAATGTGGCGACAGCCACTGCCATTTTGTTGAACGAAATTAGAAGGGGATAA
- the porT gene encoding type IX secretion/gliding motility protein PorT/SprT, whose amino-acid sequence MKNIFVLFIAFCTLGNTAMAQFNEKPVMNLENEDKPLLNWGYFLGFNQYDFKFEYKDDLPDILVDKSFGFNVGLIGELRLNKFLDLRFEPGLHYNQRNLGFPGFDNERDAIREVKSTYINFPLLLKVSTLRLGNWKPFLVGGASTSLNLGSNEQSLDDNSSATFRMKKTTYYYEMGFGIDFYLEYFKFTPSIRGVFAINDELVRDNDPNSPWTGNVEAMMTRGLFINFTFE is encoded by the coding sequence ATGAAAAATATTTTTGTTCTTTTTATTGCTTTTTGTACTCTGGGCAACACGGCCATGGCCCAGTTTAATGAAAAACCCGTAATGAACCTTGAAAATGAGGACAAGCCATTACTAAATTGGGGATATTTTTTAGGCTTCAATCAATATGACTTTAAATTTGAATACAAAGACGATCTACCCGATATTCTGGTGGACAAATCATTTGGATTTAACGTAGGGCTGATCGGGGAACTGCGACTTAACAAATTTTTGGATCTTCGCTTCGAACCTGGATTGCACTACAACCAGAGAAATTTGGGCTTTCCAGGGTTTGATAACGAAAGGGATGCCATAAGGGAGGTAAAATCGACCTATATAAATTTTCCCTTGCTCCTAAAGGTCAGCACCCTAAGACTGGGGAATTGGAAACCATTTCTGGTTGGCGGGGCGTCTACCTCATTAAACCTGGGCAGTAATGAACAAAGTTTGGACGACAACAGCAGCGCTACTTTCCGAATGAAAAAGACCACCTATTATTACGAAATGGGTTTTGGGATTGATTTCTATTTGGAATATTTCAAGTTCACTCCCTCTATCCGCGGAGTTTTTGCCATTAATGATGAATTGGTACGTGATAATGACCCCAATAGCCCATGGACTGGTAATGTTGAAGCAATGATGACCAGGGGACTTTTTATCAATTTTACCTTTGAGTAG
- the ubiE gene encoding bifunctional demethylmenaquinone methyltransferase/2-methoxy-6-polyprenyl-1,4-benzoquinol methylase UbiE, with amino-acid sequence MDKKVTPYKDSTLGKKEQVTKMFDTISGNYDGLNRVISFGIDIRWRKRVVSIVSEKKPAKILDIATGTGDLAINMTKTGAKEIIGLDISPGMLEVGKRKILEKKLGETIKMIVGDSENLPFENNSFDAITVAFGVRNFENLEKGLKEIYRVLKPGGSFVVLETSIPTKTPFKQGYKFYTKFILPAIGKLFSKDRSAYAYLSESAAAFPHGKQFNNILAKIGFIGIDNRPQTFGVASIYVATK; translated from the coding sequence ATGGATAAAAAGGTGACCCCTTATAAAGATTCAACGCTAGGCAAAAAGGAACAGGTTACAAAAATGTTTGATACCATTTCTGGAAATTACGATGGACTTAACAGGGTTATATCCTTTGGAATTGATATTAGATGGCGAAAGCGCGTAGTATCCATAGTCTCCGAAAAAAAACCTGCGAAAATTTTGGACATTGCTACCGGAACGGGCGACTTGGCCATTAACATGACCAAAACAGGGGCCAAAGAGATTATCGGCTTGGATATCTCTCCAGGAATGTTGGAAGTTGGCAAAAGAAAAATTTTGGAAAAAAAACTGGGGGAAACTATCAAAATGATTGTTGGTGATAGTGAAAATCTGCCTTTTGAAAACAATTCCTTTGATGCCATTACAGTTGCATTTGGAGTACGGAATTTTGAAAATCTTGAAAAAGGACTCAAGGAAATATATCGGGTCCTAAAGCCAGGAGGCTCATTTGTAGTTCTTGAAACCTCCATTCCCACAAAAACGCCCTTCAAACAAGGTTATAAATTCTACACCAAATTCATACTGCCGGCCATTGGAAAATTATTTTCCAAAGATCGCAGTGCCTATGCCTATTTATCCGAATCCGCAGCTGCCTTCCCCCATGGAAAACAGTTCAACAATATTTTGGCAAAAATTGGGTTTATAGGTATAGACAATAGACCCCAAACATTTGGGGTTGCCTCTATTTACGTAGCTACAAAGTAA